Below is a genomic region from Spirochaetota bacterium.
GAATGGAATCGGATATGACCGCAACGCATTGCGCGATATCCATGAATTCAAGCGTTGCTGTATCCGGTTTAATAGCATTGAACAATGCGTGTATCAGACGTTCCTGTCCGAGGAAATCCTTGCGGACCTGGTCCTTCTCGATAAGAATATTAATTGCGTCCGCGATATGCTGCAGCTTTTCCATTTCTTCAGACTTCACGATGCGGTCAAGGTCAACTGCACGTTTCGCACAAAACCCCTTGATCTGATCGACGGCAACACGCAGATCCTCTACCAGTAATTTCTTATCCTTCACCGGAGTGGTACCGCCGGAGCCCTTGCCGTATATTGCTAACGCTTTCTCCAAAGAAGCGAAAACGTTCGCGTAATCAACGATCATGCCGCTGTGTTTTCCCGGATATACCCGGTTAGCGCGGGCAATGGTCTGCATGAGCGTATGATTGCGCATCGGTTTATCGAGATAGATGGTGGAACAGCTCGGGGCATCGAATCCCGTGAGCCACATCGCGCATACGAACACAAGTCGCAATGGATCGCTGTCCGCTTTGAAGTGTTCATCAAGCTTTCCTTCTTTCATGCGCTTGCGATGCGGAACTATATCAAGCCCCAGCGCTTTCATCTGTTCTATCTCGTTCTGTCCGGGTGAAACAATGAGCGCCATGTCGGTAGTCTTGAGCACTTCAAAGCGGTCGGCAATGCCCGAAATACGGTCTCCATCGAGTTTGTCTTTGCGCGCTTTCGTCAATTCCGCCTCTACACGCTTACGCTCGACAAGCCAATGCTGACGAACCTTGTCATACATGCGGAACGCCGTTGCTTTATCAATGGATACGACCATTGCTTTCCCCTGAAACCCGCGTCCGAGGAAATGCGTAACGATATCCTTTGCAATGGTATCAAGGCGTTCATCGCGTGTAATGAGATGATACTGTCGTCCGAGTTCGCGCTCAAGGCGTTCGGATGCAGCATCGTTCAAGTCGGCATCTTCTATCAGGGAATAGATGTCATCATTCAGGCTGGGGTTTTCCAGCTTGAGTTCCGGCGTACGGTTCTCATAGAAGAGACGCACCGTTGCACCGTCCTCAATCGATTGCTGGAAATCGTAGATGGAAACATAGCCGCCGAATACTTCTTTCGTTCGTTCTTCACCGGCGATAAGCGGAGTTCCCGTGAAAGCGAGGAATAACGCTTTCGGCAGAGCCGCACGCATATTGACGGCGAGTGTGTCGTACTGGCTTCTATGCGCCTCATCGGTGAGCACGATGACATCGGAACGGTCGCAGAGCATGTCATTCGTCTGGAACTTATGTATCAGGGTGAATATATACCGATGATTTTCGCCCAAGAGCTGTCTCAAATGAGCGCCGCTTTCCGCATGGCATTCATCGCCTTCCGCTTCACTTACTGCACCGCATTTCTTGAACGTCTTTGCGATCTGATCGTCCAATTCCGTCCTGTCGGTAATAACGACGAATGTCCAGTTCCCCGGCATGGTACGCATTATCTTCTGCGCATAGAACACCATCGAAAAGCTTTTACCGCTTCCCTGCGTCTGCCAGAACACACCGCCGCGGCCGTGTCCCTCTTCTTTCGCCTTCATCGACGCCTTTATCGCTTTATTCACGCCGAGGAATTGATGGTTCTGCGCGAGTATCTTCACAAGTCCCGCTTCATGCTCGGAGAATATTGTGAAGTTCTCCACAAGGTCTATCAAGCGGCTTTTATCGCATACACCGCGTATCATTGTCTCAAGCGATACACAGCGCGGTTCATCTTCGCTCTCAATACGTTTCCACTCGAAGAATCGTTCCCAATCGGCGGTGAGCGAACCCACACGGCTTTCCGTTCCGTTCGAAGCTATTATCATCGCATTGTACCAGAGCAAGGCGGGGATGCCGTTCTGAATGTGTTTATAGCTCGTAAGATTGTCGTTGAATGCCTGCTCTGCCGGAACTCCCGGCTTTTTCAATTCAATGAGAACGAACGGAAGACCGTTCACAAAGCCGATGAGGTCGGGTCTGCATGTATAGAGCGGCCCGGTTATCGTCATCTGGCTGACCAGGAGAAAATCATTCTCTTTCGGATTCTGCCAATCAATTACCCGAACGCGTTCTGTCTTTTCTCCGCCGTGTTCATTGTCGGGGATATTTACCTTTACTCCTTCTTTGAGTAATTGGTATACTTCACGGTTGGCGTCGACAAGGCTCATTGCGGAGCGGTCGCGGGTTATTTCATCGATGGCTTTCTGTATCGCATCTGCGGGGTATTTGGGGTTCAGCTTTTTCAATGCTGCTGAGAGATTTTTAGTGAGGACTACTTCGCTTTTTGTTTCGCGGGCGAGTGTGGGGGCGGTCGTCTCGGCTCCGCTCGACGACCGGGCTCCGCTCAGGGACTGCCGCTCAGCGTTGGTCAAGAGATCAGGAAGAACGGATTGTTGGTCATCAATCGAGCCGATCACTCCGAAGGTTTCTTCCGTGGCGTTGATGGTTTGCCATCCGAGGGAGGAGAAGAGGTGGATGGCGGGTTGTTCGACGAGTTGGTCTTCGGTGTAGGTGTTGCTCATAAAATAATCACCACTTATTTTCAGTCATTAATTTAATGCGGCCATTTGCAGAAAATTGGAACTGCCTCGTGTCAAATCTGTTTAAATGATGTACCAGCCCAGCGCCATAAGAGTATGGCTTTTTCCCATTGAATGCATAACTCCCCCTCAGTTCGCTGGTTTCATTGTAGGCGGCAATAAGCTTATCAACTTGCTCGGAGGTGAGTGTTTCAATGCCAGGTAATGCGGCAGAAAGTGTATTGCCCATATCATAATTCCGACACTTCCGCAACGCTTGAATGTATGCGAGGAACATCCTTTCATGTTTTATAAATACCTTGACAATATCTATGGCTGCTGTTGACCAAGCGCTCGATAGCCCTTGGAACTTCCCTATGAATCCGTATGGATCTTTCCCAAGCCGAACAGCAACAATAGGCACGTTTCGCGCAAAGGCGAACCCTACCTCCTGATCTGTCCAATCACTGTCATGAAAGTCTGCTGTCATGAGAGCTACAAATGCGTCCATACTTGCCAATGCGTTTTCGATTTCATCCTGCCATTTCTTTGTCGGGGTAATGTCTTTGTGCGCGACGAAACATGAAATGCCAAACTGACAAAGCTGATCTTTAAGCTCGGCCGTTTCTTTTTTCACATCTGATTTATGACTTAAAAAAACGCGATAACCCTCACCGTTCCAAATTCGTTTAGTCGTATTAGGCAACACCATCCTATTGCCTGTTAGTTGGAGACCTGAATCCTTTCGCCAATCATTTTCCTCTCCCATTTCCATCTCAAGAAAAACAATGTCAAAAAACTCGTTACTGATATCATGGAGTTTGTTCAGCTCTTCTTTTATTTTGATTTGAATTTCGTTTCTCTGCTTGATATTTTTCAAAAATAACTTCTCAGGAACGACGAGATGGAGTGCATGCCCATAAATTCCACCGTCCCAATTATCGTAACTATAACCTTCTTCAATACGTATTTTTGCGTTGACAATTAATTCTTGCAACGATCGCTTCCCTTCTTGTGAGAAAACCATCGAGAGCGCAGCAAGATAAAAATCGATATTGCCTGGAATTTTAAAACGAATAGCTTCGCTACTCATGCAATGACCTTCGCGTGTGCGTCCTCACTAACATTTTCCCGTCCCGATAACAATCGTGGCAATAGCATGTCGCGGGAGCTCCGAAGATTATTTATTTGACGCTGGATAGCTGATACTTGCCGTTCAAAAGCATCAGCATATTTGCAAAACATTTCCAGCAGCACTGTTGGCGGCACCTGAACAGTCAATGAATAAGCTTGATTTCGGCTTAACCCTGGGACTGCCGCATCACTGTTTATAAAATTCAATGTAGGAAGCACATAGAACAAGAAACGTAAAGGCAAGGCTGATCTTACAAAATAGGCAGTATCTATAACAAAGAAGTCCTCATTGCACCAGAAAACACTACCGACATTGCCTTTTCTTCCAACGATTACACCTGGCCCTTTGACCATGCTGATGTTGTGTGTTCCAACGATGCCGCTAGAACCAAATACAGGAAATTCGCCATCGCAACGGTCTTCTTTTTTTAACGCTTTGCCATAATTCAATGCGAGAATATCTCCAACCTTTTTCTGTTCCCATCCCTCAGGAATACTTCCCATTTCAGAATTAACCATCTTCACCTTCTCATACCCCGGAAACCGGAAATTCACGAACCACTCGCGGTAAAGCGACCGCGCCATTTCCTCCAGTATCTTTATCCGGCGCATGTTGTTCTCGATGAGGTCGTCGTAGGCGGAGAGGATGGAGGCGATGCGGCGTTGGATGGGGAGCGGGGGAAGCGGGATACTTATGCTTAGCAAATGCGGCACTTTTATACTTGGTTGAGCTGCTCCAATATCCAAGCTCTTTAATTTCTTCTGAGTCTGTTCCGATGATAAATAGTAATACAGATAATTTGGATCAGTTGTTTTTGCATTTACTCTCAAGCCAACAAGATTTTGAGCAACACAGCCACGCGGTTCTTTCATTATCGCACAACTGCCAATGTTAGCGCCAACCGTTGCAAA
It encodes:
- a CDS encoding type I restriction endonuclease subunit R; the protein is MSNTYTEDQLVEQPAIHLFSSLGWQTINATEETFGVIGSIDDQQSVLPDLLTNAERQSLSGARSSSGAETTAPTLARETKSEVVLTKNLSAALKKLNPKYPADAIQKAIDEITRDRSAMSLVDANREVYQLLKEGVKVNIPDNEHGGEKTERVRVIDWQNPKENDFLLVSQMTITGPLYTCRPDLIGFVNGLPFVLIELKKPGVPAEQAFNDNLTSYKHIQNGIPALLWYNAMIIASNGTESRVGSLTADWERFFEWKRIESEDEPRCVSLETMIRGVCDKSRLIDLVENFTIFSEHEAGLVKILAQNHQFLGVNKAIKASMKAKEEGHGRGGVFWQTQGSGKSFSMVFYAQKIMRTMPGNWTFVVITDRTELDDQIAKTFKKCGAVSEAEGDECHAESGAHLRQLLGENHRYIFTLIHKFQTNDMLCDRSDVIVLTDEAHRSQYDTLAVNMRAALPKALFLAFTGTPLIAGEERTKEVFGGYVSIYDFQQSIEDGATVRLFYENRTPELKLENPSLNDDIYSLIEDADLNDAASERLERELGRQYHLITRDERLDTIAKDIVTHFLGRGFQGKAMVVSIDKATAFRMYDKVRQHWLVERKRVEAELTKARKDKLDGDRISGIADRFEVLKTTDMALIVSPGQNEIEQMKALGLDIVPHRKRMKEGKLDEHFKADSDPLRLVFVCAMWLTGFDAPSCSTIYLDKPMRNHTLMQTIARANRVYPGKHSGMIVDYANVFASLEKALAIYGKGSGGTTPVKDKKLLVEDLRVAVDQIKGFCAKRAVDLDRIVKSEEMEKLQHIADAINILIEKDQVRKDFLGQERLIHALFNAIKPDTATLEFMDIAQCVAVISDSIRVRTGEAIADISGIMGKISDLLDESIATEGFSISLQEGKKSILDLSKIDFDALLKRFKKSKSKNIEVEQLKTAIRARIERMVAVNKTRADYLKKFEELIESYNSGSRNIEDLFKELLASIDTLTTEETRHVREQLSEEELTIFDILTRPAPEMSSKERDAVKKVARVLLEKIRSNLSLNWRQKAQARAQVRLAIEDTLDEGLPKPYTPQVFQTKVELLFSHFYETYPDNEIRLSAS
- a CDS encoding restriction endonuclease subunit S: MANKNGSQDHKLENILIKIIDNRGKTPPFTTEGVELIETTSLTGANKYPDYSLVNKYVNQETFDTWFRAGHPETDDILFATVGANIGSCAIMKEPRGCVAQNLVGLRVNAKTTDPNYLYYYLSSEQTQKKLKSLDIGAAQPSIKVPHLLSISIPLPPLPIQRRIASILSAYDDLIENNMRRIKILEEMARSLYREWFVNFRFPGYEKVKMVNSEMGSIPEGWEQKKVGDILALNYGKALKKEDRCDGEFPVFGSSGIVGTHNISMVKGPGVIVGRKGNVGSVFWCNEDFFVIDTAYFVRSALPLRFLFYVLPTLNFINSDAAVPGLSRNQAYSLTVQVPPTVLLEMFCKYADAFERQVSAIQRQINNLRSSRDMLLPRLLSGRENVSEDAHAKVIA
- a CDS encoding toll/interleukin-1 receptor domain-containing protein, with protein sequence MSSEAIRFKIPGNIDFYLAALSMVFSQEGKRSLQELIVNAKIRIEEGYSYDNWDGGIYGHALHLVVPEKLFLKNIKQRNEIQIKIKEELNKLHDISNEFFDIVFLEMEMGEENDWRKDSGLQLTGNRMVLPNTTKRIWNGEGYRVFLSHKSDVKKETAELKDQLCQFGISCFVAHKDITPTKKWQDEIENALASMDAFVALMTADFHDSDWTDQEVGFAFARNVPIVAVRLGKDPYGFIGKFQGLSSAWSTAAIDIVKVFIKHERMFLAYIQALRKCRNYDMGNTLSAALPGIETLTSEQVDKLIAAYNETSELRGSYAFNGKKPYSYGAGLVHHLNRFDTRQFQFSANGRIKLMTENKW